GTTAACCATCGAGCCTCCCAAAGAGACGGAGACCCGTCGGCCTACTTTCAGTATTGGCACTAATCCTCCTTTACGGATTTCTATGTTGATATTGAAATAATAGCGTTTTTTGCTTGATTTGTCAAGGGATTTAATTAAAAAATTTTAATATTTTTTAATTAAATTTTTGATAACATAAAAACCGTGAGTTAATCGCGGTTTTGTTTATAAGCGAACCCTCGGGCAGGACGCCCGAGGGGTTGAAATGAACTCTGCTAGACTGCCAGGATGGTTCCTTCAACCACCCCTTTATTGAAGACGAGAGCAACGCGAGCGAGTCGCGCCAGTGTCTTGTTGCCAGGGTCGACGTCACGGACCTTTCGGCCATCATGGCACTCCAGTTGACCGAAGAGGGTCAGCACTCTCTCGTCACTGGCCGCCAGCGGAGAGAGACTTCGAATGCGGATGCCGATTCTTCCGTATTCGCTCTGGAATGTTACGATTGGCTCCTTCGCCGGCGAACAGACCAAGAGCGTCATTCTGGTTATGAAGGCCACTGCGTCAGGGGAGTAGGTCACGGCTACGCCGAGAGACAGCGCACCTTGCAGCACGTCTAACTTTTCCTTCGCTGGGCTATCTGTTGTTGGCATAGATCCTCCTTTGTATGATTATATTATATCATTTCTTTGGCCTTTGTCAATAGACTGCTTGTCAGGTATATTTTTATCTGTTATAATCCTATTTATTGTTTTTATGATTGAAGTTAAAAATTTAGTGAAAAAATTCGGTAATTTTGTCGCAGTTAATAATATCTCCTTTTCAATAGACAAAGGAGAAATTTTTGCATTTTTGGGGCCAAACGGGGCCGGTAAAACTACAACTATAAAAATGTTGACCACCCTGCTTCATCCGACTAGCGGCGAGATACTTTTAAACGGTTATAATCCGCTAACGCACCCCAGTCAAGCTCGCTGCTCTTTTGGTATAGTTTTTCAAGATCCGAGCCTAGACGATGAATTAACGGTTTGGGAAAACCTAGACTTGCATGGCGTTTTATACAGCGTGGAGAAGAAAATTCGCCGTGAAAGAATGGAAAATTTACTAAAATTAGTAGAGCTTTGGGACAGAAAAGATAGTTTGGTTAAAACATTTTCTGGCGGTATGAAGCGGCGTCTAGAAATCGCCCGCGGGTTAATTCATCATCCGACGATTTTATTTTTAGACGAGCCAACGCTTGGCCTTGATCCGCAGACCCGCAATCATATTTGGAATTATATAAAAGATTTAAACGCTAAAGAGAAAATTACAGTTTTTTTAACCACGCATTATATGGACGAGGCGGATAAAATGGCTAATAAAATTGCCATTATTGATCAGGGTAAAATCAGTGCCCAGGGAAGTTCGGCGGACTTAAAAAAACAAACAGGCAAGGATTCTTTAGAAGAAGCATTTTTAACTTTAACCGGCCATAATATTCGCGAGGGGGGCGCGGATAAACTAGCCATGATGAGAATGTTTCATAGATAGGAGTTTGGGTTACTCCGCCTTGGCGGAGTGCTCAAAATTATACCTGCCTGCCGGCAGGCAGGGAAAAAATTTATTCACTTCATTCTAAATTTTTTAATAATTTTGGCATGCAAGTTATTTATATTCTTTGGTTAAGACAAATTAAAAGATATTTACGGTCAAAATCGAGAATTGTCGGCTCGCTTGGTCAGCCTTTATTATTTTTAATTGCTTTAGGTTTTGGGTTCGGACCGATTTATCAGCAAGCTGGCGGTGGTAATTATTTGCAATTTTTAACGCCGGGCATTATTGCCATGAGTATTTTATTTACCGCGCTATTTTCCGGTATTGAAATAATTTGGGATCGGCAGTTCGGATTCTTAAAAGAAACCATGGTTGCTCCGGTTTCTCGCCTTAAAATTATGCTTGGCCGGACCTTGGGCGGCGCTACCGTGGCCACTTTACAGGGCTTGATAGTTTTTATTATTTCTATGCTAATAGGCTTTCACTCAGAGAGGCCAGCTTTGATTCTTTTAACTGTTTTTATAATGTTTTTTATCGCGCTTTTATTTGCTTCGTTGGGTACCGTCATTGCCGCTTTGCTGAAAGATATGCAAGGATTTCAATTGATTATGAATTTTTTGGTTATGCCAATCTTCTTCTTGTCCGGCGCGCTTTTCCCACTCAAAGGCTTGCCGCCCGCGATTGGCACCATTACGAGGTTTGATCCGCTTTCTTATGGAGTAGACGCCCTAAGAGGGTCCTTGATTGTTGGTGGCAGTCATTTCGGTCTGTTAACCGATTCGATAGTGCTGGTTTTAATCGTAGCTGCTTTGCTTTATTTGGGCAGTTATTTATTTTCCAAAATGCAGGCTTAAAAATTTAGTAAAACTAAAATCGGTTTTTGTTAAACCGATTTTTAATATATATAATTTATTAGAAAGCAACAGGAACAGGATTAACCAAATTAATATTAACCATTGCTTCGTTATTATTATCAATGTCGTCGTAGGCTACAATTTTTATTTGATGAGGGCCGGAAGAATATCCGCTTACATTTATAGGGCATGACCAAGGAGCACTATAAGAAATAGCAGCTTGATTATTATCAAGGAAGCATTCGACGCGGTTAATTCCGCGCGGCGCGAAAGCGGCGATGTTTACATTAATTAATTGATCGCTAACATAGGCTGCTTCGCTTGGGGAGGTGATAGTGACTGATGGTTTATTGGCCAAGGTGTGTACGTCATCATATTCGGTTGGCGGCAAATCAGCTTTAATATTATTTTTTGTCATCCAATTACGCACGGCTTCTTCCCAGCGGCTATATTGGGGGTCGCTAGACGGATTTATTGGGACTGGGCCGTTAGGATTGTTCTTGTCGACGTATTGCAAAATACTATGATAATCATGATAAGATTTTTCTATAATATAACTAGCGGGCGTTAACTCGGTCGCCAGTTTGCCCGACGCTTTATCAATTTTGACCATAGTTTTTCCAGGAACATCGCCAATTAACACTGGATTGCCAGGGTTAACCGGATCTGGCGAGGTAAAATATTCAATAGGTGAATTTGCCAAAGCGCGAACCATGAAATTATGCCAAATCGGCGCAGCTACTACAACGCCATCAGCCTGTTTTTTCATTTGAGCGTTGTCATTATTGCCAACCCAAACTCCGCAGGCTAAACTCGGCGTAAAACCCATAGTCCAACCATCAACCCAATCATTGGTCGTGCCTGTTTTGGCCGCGACTGGTCGGTCGCCCAAATAAAGAGGCGAGTTGGCGCCGAATATAAATGTTCGGGCCTGGTTATCAGTTAAAATACTATTAGTTAATCGGGCCACTTGCGTCGGCAAAACTTCCTCAGGTTGATAGTCACTATTCTTCCACTCTTCCAAGACGTTTCCTTGGCTATCTTCAACTTTCAAAATTGCGCTGGTGGTAATTTTTTTGCCCTCACGCGCCAAGGTGGCAAAGGCTTGAGTATGCTCTAATAATTTTACTTCTGCTCCGCCCAGAGCTAGCGATAAACCATAACGACTCGGATCGTTCAGGGTCGTGTAGTCCATTTTTTGCGCTAAGTTTAAAACATTATTTACGCCAGTTAGGTATAGAGTTTCTACGGCAGGAATATTAAGCGATCCGGCCAGGGCTTGGCGCATAGTGACGGGCCCGCGTTCTTTGCCGTCATAATCATGCGGGATATAATTTTTTCCATTTGGCCCGGCTGGACCAAAATTAGTTTCAACGTCAAAGAGCGGCGTATCTGGTGTATAGCCCTTTTCAAAAGCGGCACTATAAATGATTGGTTTGATTGATGAGCCGGGTTGTCGCGGGCTTAGGGTCACATTAACTTGTCCATCAATAGAGTCATCAAAGAAATCTTTAGAGCCGACCATAACCAGAATTTGTCCAGTTTTAACATCAAGCGCCACCATGGCCGCGTTATTGGCGCCAAAGTTTTTTGCGTTTTTTTCTGCCTGTTTAGTCACTTCTTCTTCAGCAATTTTTTGTTTTTCAACGTCGAGCGTAGTTGTGATTTTCAGTCCGCCCTGTTCTACCAAGCGTGTGCCGTATTTTTCTGATAATAATTCTTTGATATACATGACAAAATGAGGCGCTAAGATGCTTTCATGTCTGGGCGCTATTTTTTTAAGCGTATCAATATTCTTTGCGGCTTCGGCGCGTTCGTTATTAATATAACCATCTTTAACCATTAAATCTAAAATAAAATTTTTGCGGCCGACTAGCTCGTCGCGATGTTCTCCGTTAGGCGAATAATAGGTCGGTGCTTTGGGTATGGCCGCCAAAAGAGCCGATTCATCCAGGGTCAGGTCGCGGGCTGATTTAGCAAAATACATTTGGCTGGCCTCTTCAATGCCATAGGCATTGGAACCATAGGGAATCTCATTAAAATACATTTGTAAAATTTGATCTTTAGAGAATTTTTTTTCAATTTGATAGGCTAACAACAATTCTCTAATCTTTCTCGTATAACTTTTAGTATTGGTTAATAGGGCATTTTTAATGAATTGTTGGGTAATCGTTGAACCGCCTTGCGCTTTTCTTAAATTGATAATATCGGTAATAACGGCCCGAACGATACCCCTTAAATCAAAGCCGGGGTGTTTATAAAAATCTTTGTCTTCAACTACGATAGTGGCGTAAACCACGTCGCGAGGAATATCTTGGAGGGGAATAAGTGTGCGGCGTTGATCGGTAAAAATTTCATAAAGTAATGTTTTGCCGGTGCGGTCATAGATTTTAGTGCTTTGAGCGATCGACCGATCCAATAATTTATTCGGATTAGGCAAGGTGATGCCTAGCCAGACAAAATTTAAAATTAAAAAAACTACGCCCAAAATAGCCAAAAGTAAAATAAAAAGAAATAATCTTTTCATTATTCCGCCTTTGACCTTATGAACGCCTTTAATGGCTTGGCTTCTCCAGTTTGACAGTTTTTTCTTCATAATAAAGATTTAACGCGTTTAGTATAACAGAACAAAAATTTAAGGCAAGCGAGCTTGCCAGTTGACCTTATTTCTTAAATCCGTTATATTTTAAATAATATGATAAATACAGATCAAGTTAAAATTGAGCAATTACTTAGCCGTGGCGTTGAAAATGTTTATCCTAATCGCGAATTTTTGGCTAAACTTTTATCATTGGGCAAACGATTGACCTTATATACTGGTTATGACCCGACTGCGCCGACCCTGCACATTGGCCACGCTATTACTATGTTAAAATTGCGCGAATTTCAGGATTTGGGACATAAGGTTATTATGTTGATTGGAGATTTTACCGGTATGATTGGCGATCCGACCGACAAGAGCGCGACGAGAAAACAATTGACGCGGCAACAGGTTTTAAATAATTGCCAAGAATATAAAAAACAAGCTTCGACTATTTTAAATTTTAAAGGCAAAAATCCGGTTGAAGTAAAATATAATAGCAAGTGGCTGGCAAAATTAAACTTTGCTGATGTTTTGGAGTTAACTTCCCATTTTACGGTTCAGCAAATGTTAGTTAGAGACATGTTTCAAGAAAGAATGAAACAGTCGCGGTCAATTCATGTTCACGAATTTTTATATCCGGTGATGCAGGCTTATGACTGCGTGGCTATGGATGTTGACGGAGAAGTGGGCGGCAATGATCAAACTTTTAATATGCTGGCTGGCCGCGATTTGATGAAACAATTGAAAAATAAAGAAAAATTTGTGCTTACTACCAAACTTTTAACCGATAGTAGTGGATTAAAAATGGGCAAGACAGAAGGCAATATGATTTCTTTGTCTGATTCGGCTAAAGATATGTACGGCAAAACAATGGCCTTGAGTGATGATTTAATTGTCAGAAGCTTTGAAATCGCCACGCGCATACCCGTGGAGCGAGTCAAAGAAATAGAACGGCTTTTAAAAAGCGGTGCTAATCCGCGCGATCTTAAGGCAGAGTTGGCCTATGAAATAGTTAAGATCTATTACGGCGAAACCGAGGCTAAGGTTGCGCGAGAAGAATTCGATAAAATCTATACTAAAAAAGATTACCCAATGACGCCCGTTGTCATAAAGGCACGCGTTAAACCAGATAATCTTTTGGGTATATTATGGGAATTAAATTTATCTTTAGAATTAGGTCGTTTCCCAAGTAAAACCGAGGCTAAGCGTTTGATTGAGCAAGGGTCAATTAAGGTTAATGATCAAGTCGTGAAGGATTGGGCCAAGAAAATAGACGTGGAGAATGGTCAAAAAATAGATATTAAAATCGGAGGCAAGCATCCAGGAGAATATTCGATAACCTGGCTTGACAAATAAAACAAAGGTGATAGTATATTGAATATTAATGATATCTTCATGTAGGTATCTTTAATATTAATTAGTAAAAGCAGAGATTTTAAAAACTATGTTAGCAATTAAATTAGCTAGACGCGGCAAAAAAAATCAGCCTCTGTTTCGGTTGCTGGTTCAAGAAAAGGCCAAAGATCCATTTGGAGATTTTTTGGAAGAGTTGGGACATTGGAATCCAAAAACTAAACAAGGAGATTTTAATAAAGAGAGAATTGTTCATTGGATCTCTCAAGGCGCTCAGCCCACGCCTTCGGTTAATAATCTTTTAATTAATCAGGGAATCATTGAAGGTAAAAAAATGAAGGCCAGCAAAAAACCTCAGACCAAAGAGCAGCCCAAAGTAGAAGAAGCGAAAAAAGAAGAAGCACCTGCCGCTGAAGCCAAATAAATTTTATTTTATAAAAAATATTTTCCTAAGAGTACCAGTCTCGAATGCTTGAGTTCAACTTTTAAGCAATTCAAGTATTTTAGAAAAAGGTCGCCAGACTGGAGGCATGTTAACAGGTAGTTTTGCCATCTGCCTTAGGGCAGATTGA
This window of the Patescibacteria group bacterium genome carries:
- the tyrS gene encoding tyrosine--tRNA ligase, yielding MINTDQVKIEQLLSRGVENVYPNREFLAKLLSLGKRLTLYTGYDPTAPTLHIGHAITMLKLREFQDLGHKVIMLIGDFTGMIGDPTDKSATRKQLTRQQVLNNCQEYKKQASTILNFKGKNPVEVKYNSKWLAKLNFADVLELTSHFTVQQMLVRDMFQERMKQSRSIHVHEFLYPVMQAYDCVAMDVDGEVGGNDQTFNMLAGRDLMKQLKNKEKFVLTTKLLTDSSGLKMGKTEGNMISLSDSAKDMYGKTMALSDDLIVRSFEIATRIPVERVKEIERLLKSGANPRDLKAELAYEIVKIYYGETEAKVAREEFDKIYTKKDYPMTPVVIKARVKPDNLLGILWELNLSLELGRFPSKTEAKRLIEQGSIKVNDQVVKDWAKKIDVENGQKIDIKIGGKHPGEYSITWLDK
- a CDS encoding PBP1A family penicillin-binding protein, which encodes MKKKLSNWRSQAIKGVHKVKGGIMKRLFLFILLLAILGVVFLILNFVWLGITLPNPNKLLDRSIAQSTKIYDRTGKTLLYEIFTDQRRTLIPLQDIPRDVVYATIVVEDKDFYKHPGFDLRGIVRAVITDIINLRKAQGGSTITQQFIKNALLTNTKSYTRKIRELLLAYQIEKKFSKDQILQMYFNEIPYGSNAYGIEEASQMYFAKSARDLTLDESALLAAIPKAPTYYSPNGEHRDELVGRKNFILDLMVKDGYINNERAEAAKNIDTLKKIAPRHESILAPHFVMYIKELLSEKYGTRLVEQGGLKITTTLDVEKQKIAEEEVTKQAEKNAKNFGANNAAMVALDVKTGQILVMVGSKDFFDDSIDGQVNVTLSPRQPGSSIKPIIYSAAFEKGYTPDTPLFDVETNFGPAGPNGKNYIPHDYDGKERGPVTMRQALAGSLNIPAVETLYLTGVNNVLNLAQKMDYTTLNDPSRYGLSLALGGAEVKLLEHTQAFATLAREGKKITTSAILKVEDSQGNVLEEWKNSDYQPEEVLPTQVARLTNSILTDNQARTFIFGANSPLYLGDRPVAAKTGTTNDWVDGWTMGFTPSLACGVWVGNNDNAQMKKQADGVVVAAPIWHNFMVRALANSPIEYFTSPDPVNPGNPVLIGDVPGKTMVKIDKASGKLATELTPASYIIEKSYHDYHSILQYVDKNNPNGPVPINPSSDPQYSRWEEAVRNWMTKNNIKADLPPTEYDDVHTLANKPSVTITSPSEAAYVSDQLINVNIAAFAPRGINRVECFLDNNQAAISYSAPWSCPINVSGYSSGPHQIKIVAYDDIDNNNEAMVNINLVNPVPVAF
- a CDS encoding ATP-binding cassette domain-containing protein; translation: MIEVKNLVKKFGNFVAVNNISFSIDKGEIFAFLGPNGAGKTTTIKMLTTLLHPTSGEILLNGYNPLTHPSQARCSFGIVFQDPSLDDELTVWENLDLHGVLYSVEKKIRRERMENLLKLVELWDRKDSLVKTFSGGMKRRLEIARGLIHHPTILFLDEPTLGLDPQTRNHIWNYIKDLNAKEKITVFLTTHYMDEADKMANKIAIIDQGKISAQGSSADLKKQTGKDSLEEAFLTLTGHNIREGGADKLAMMRMFHR
- a CDS encoding ABC transporter permease; this encodes MQVIYILWLRQIKRYLRSKSRIVGSLGQPLLFLIALGFGFGPIYQQAGGGNYLQFLTPGIIAMSILFTALFSGIEIIWDRQFGFLKETMVAPVSRLKIMLGRTLGGATVATLQGLIVFIISMLIGFHSERPALILLTVFIMFFIALLFASLGTVIAALLKDMQGFQLIMNFLVMPIFFLSGALFPLKGLPPAIGTITRFDPLSYGVDALRGSLIVGGSHFGLLTDSIVLVLIVAALLYLGSYLFSKMQA
- the rpsP gene encoding 30S ribosomal protein S16 produces the protein MLAIKLARRGKKNQPLFRLLVQEKAKDPFGDFLEELGHWNPKTKQGDFNKERIVHWISQGAQPTPSVNNLLINQGIIEGKKMKASKKPQTKEQPKVEEAKKEEAPAAEAK